The genome window CGAAATAATAACCGTAAGCAGTATAAGCTTCGGTCATCACGGTAGTCATAGTGTAAACCGCGTACTTCGCCATGAGAAGAGCTCCTTTCCGGAAATATTGGGGTGAGTATACACCGGGGAAAGGCCGCCGTCAAGCCGTTCCCGGAAAAAAAGATGCTGAACCTGCGCTGAAAACGGATTGACGGCACGGCGGATTGTCTTTATGATGGTCGGGAAAGAACAGTAAAGCAGGAGCAGAAAACTCCGCGTGAAGGAAAACCGGGGGAACAGATGAAGTTTCTTTGGAAGTATCTGAAAAAGTATCGCTGGATGATCCTGTTCGGTATGGGACTGAAGCTGGCCGGCACGCTGACAGAGCTTCTGATTCCTTATGTGATGGAGCATCTGCTGGATCATGTGGTGCCGCAAAAGGAAACGGCGCCTGTTTTGCTATGGGGCGGGGCTATGATCCTGCTGGCCTGTGTGGTGCGGTTCCTGAATGTAACAGCGAACCGGAAGGCGGTGTGGATCGCCAAGGAGAGCATTTTTACCATCCGGCGGGACCTGTTTCATTCAGCACTGAATCTTTCCGGAGGGCAGACGGATGAAATCGGCCTGCCGTCCCTGATCTCCCGGATGACATCTGATACCTACAATGTGCAGAACTTCATCCGGGCTGCGCAGACCCTGGGAATCCGGGCGCCGATCATGCTGATCGGCGGTATCGCGATCACGCTGACCATGGATACGGGGCTGGCGCTGATCCTGTGCATCATGGCACCGATCATGATCGGCCTGGTGGTGTTCATCTCCTTCAAGGGAATCCCGCTGTATGACATGGTGCAGCGGGGCATGGACGATATTGTACGCATTATGCGGGAAAACATCACCGGAATCCGGGTGGTGAAGGCCCTGTCCAAGGAGCCATATGAGATGCGGCGTTTCAGCGGGGCGAATGATACCACCTCCCGCCGGGATATCAAGGCAAGCATCATCATGGCGCTGCCGGGCCCTGTGGTTACATTGTTCCTGAATATCGGACTGACACTGATCGTTTTTATCGGCGCAAGACGGGTGAACACGGGTGTGACAGAACCCGGCGTGATCCTGGCCTTTCTGACCTATTTCAATATGATCCTGATGGGCGTAATGGGCCTGAACCGTGTATTCCTTATGCTTTCAAAGGCAAACGCGTCCGCTGCCCGTATCGCGGAGGCAACGGAACAGCAGGAAGACCTGGCCGTTCTGCCGGCGGAAGAGGGTGCCCGGACAGACCGAAATGGTTACATTGTTTTTAATCACGTAACTTTCAGCTACGCCGGAGACGGGAAAAACGCTGCGCAGAACACAGCGGCCTTTGCGGGTTCTTCCAGGCAGCAGTGCCTGAAGGATGTGGACTTCACGATCCGGAAAGGCGGCTCCCTGGGTATTATCGGCGCCACGGGAAGCGGAAAAACCACGATCATCAATCTGCTGATGCGCTTTTACGATCCGGACGAGGGACATGTGTTCATTGACGGACAGGATGTGCGGACGATGGACCGGGACGAGCTGCGCCGCCGGTTCGGTACAGTATTTCAGAATGATACGATCTTTGCCTCCAGTATCCGGGAAAACGTGGTGTTCGGCCGGAAGGTCGATGAGGAACGGCTTCAGGAAGCCCTGGAAGACGCCATGGCGGCGGACTTCGTAAACCAGTATACGGACGGGGCGGACCATATGGCAGCCATCCACGGCGGCAACTTCTCCGGAGGGCAGAAGCAGCGGCTGCTGATCGCCCGGGCCCTGGCAGCGAAACCGGATATCCTGGTCCTGGATGACTCCTCTTCGGCGCTGGACTACCGGACAGACGCGGAACTGCGCAAGGCGATCAGCAGCAAGTATGCTGATACGACGCTGATTGTGATCGCCCAGCGGATCTCCTCCATTATGAACCTGGATGAGATCATTGTTCTGGATGAAGGGGAAATGATCGGCAAGGGTACGCATGAGGAACTGATGCGCAGCTGCCCGGTTTACCGGGAGATCCAGCAAACCCAGATGGGGGAGGTGGAATAATGGCCAAACGTGATTCCATTATGACCAAACCCAAAGACTCAAAGGGTGCTT of Aristaeella lactis contains these proteins:
- a CDS encoding ABC transporter ATP-binding protein, giving the protein MKFLWKYLKKYRWMILFGMGLKLAGTLTELLIPYVMEHLLDHVVPQKETAPVLLWGGAMILLACVVRFLNVTANRKAVWIAKESIFTIRRDLFHSALNLSGGQTDEIGLPSLISRMTSDTYNVQNFIRAAQTLGIRAPIMLIGGIAITLTMDTGLALILCIMAPIMIGLVVFISFKGIPLYDMVQRGMDDIVRIMRENITGIRVVKALSKEPYEMRRFSGANDTTSRRDIKASIIMALPGPVVTLFLNIGLTLIVFIGARRVNTGVTEPGVILAFLTYFNMILMGVMGLNRVFLMLSKANASAARIAEATEQQEDLAVLPAEEGARTDRNGYIVFNHVTFSYAGDGKNAAQNTAAFAGSSRQQCLKDVDFTIRKGGSLGIIGATGSGKTTIINLLMRFYDPDEGHVFIDGQDVRTMDRDELRRRFGTVFQNDTIFASSIRENVVFGRKVDEERLQEALEDAMAADFVNQYTDGADHMAAIHGGNFSGGQKQRLLIARALAAKPDILVLDDSSSALDYRTDAELRKAISSKYADTTLIVIAQRISSIMNLDEIIVLDEGEMIGKGTHEELMRSCPVYREIQQTQMGEVE